A stretch of Canis lupus familiaris isolate Mischka breed German Shepherd chromosome 11, alternate assembly UU_Cfam_GSD_1.0, whole genome shotgun sequence DNA encodes these proteins:
- the LOC100855832 gene encoding LOW QUALITY PROTEIN: chorion-specific transcription factor GCMa-like (The sequence of the model RefSeq protein was modified relative to this genomic sequence to represent the inferred CDS: inserted 3 bases in 3 codons), translating into MKDNPYEKSVTCSIDKIFKGPMIRYELEHPFQNGNLWNVKKTDWFQEWPDSYEKHIYSSEDRTAQRHLSSWAMCNTNNHNSRVLKKSCLGVVVCSRDCSAEEGRKTYLRPAICDKARQKQQRKRCPNCDGPLKLIPCRGHGGXPVTNFWRHEGCFIFFQSKGEHDHPKPETKLEAEARRTTKKAHTASSSVSLKLKGRPETKSLSGETQSWGSLPLTWSFQEGVQLPGSYSGPLIAKPPQQKSLNDCLFFSKTYCLGGTTHLADPTSTLGPTKLYEKCKLSSSWIYKSGDLLHPVSGVFSXDDWQTWNKNTALGRNSLNDNCCPNYPFPLTSWPYDFXPSWNSSEPFTQQIPVEPPAAESSYCPLWPNPGGELYVEKVHVDFIFFNLFFIAASTTFHSPQEDPFLFTDTSHPHHQYSLTGKSRKWDFDEEMRGMGLDYYNNEMLLNLCPLR; encoded by the exons ACGGAAACCTGTGGAATGTCAAAAAGACCGACTGGTTCCAGGAATGGCCAGATTCTTATGAGAAGCACATCTACAGCTCTGAGGACAGGACTGCACAACGGCATCTGAGCAGCTGGGCCATGTGCAACACCAACAACCACAACTCCCGCGTCCTCAAGAAGTCCTGCCTGGGTGTGGTGGTGTGCAGCCGCGACTGCTCCGCCGAGGAGGGCCGCAAGACGTACCTGAGACCTGCCATCTGTGACAAAGCCCGGCAGAAGCAGCAGAGGAAACGCTGCCCTAATTGTGATGGGCCTCTGAAGCTGATTCCTTGCCGAGGCCATGGGG TTCCGGTCACCAACTTCTGGAGGCACGAGGGATGCTTCATATTCTTCCAGTCAAAAGGAGAGCACGATCATCCAAAACCAGAAACTAAATTGGAAGCCGAGGCAAGAAGAACAACGAAGAAAGCACACACAGcatcttcctctgtctccttaaAGCTGAAGGGGCGCCCAGAGACAAAGTCTCTTTCAGGTGAAACTCAAAGTTGGGGAAGTTTACCTTTAACTTGGTCTTTCCAGGAAGGCGTCCAATTGCCTGGTAGTTACAGTGGACCTTTAATAGCTAAGCCTCCCCAGCAGAAGTCACTGAATGATTGCTTATTCTTCTCCAAGACTTATTGTTTGGGGGGAACCACTCATTTGGCAGACCCCACTTCCACCTTGGGCCCCACTAAGCTCTATGAGAAATGCAAACTGTCCAGTAGTTGGATCTATAAGAGTGGGGACCTGCTTCATCCTGTTTCTGGAGTCTTCT ACGATGATTGGCAAACGTGGAATAAAAACACTGCTTTGGGGAGAAATTCTCTTAATGACAACTGTTGTCCCAATTATCCTTTTCCTCTGACCAGCTGGCCTTATGACT CCCCCTCCTGGAACTCTTCAGAACCCTTTACCCAGCAGATTCCAGTGGAACCACCTGCAGCTGAAAGTAGCTATTGTCCATTATGGCCAAATCCAGGGGGGGAGCTTTATGTAGAGAAGGTacatgtggattttattttttttaatttattttttattg CTGCTTCCACCACATTCCATTCACCTCAGGAAGACCCCTTTCTCTTTACCGATACCTCCCATCCCCACCATCAATATTCATTGACAGGCAAGAGCCGTAAGTGGGATTTTGATGAAGAAATGAGGGGCATGGGTTTGGATTACTACAACAATGAAATGCTTCTAAACCTCTGTCCTTTAAGATGA